The region TTATCTCACCGTCCAGATCGGCGTTGCGAAATTTCCCCGTCCTGACCTGGATGCCACGAATTCCGCACTTTTGTGCAGCATCGATATCACCGACAATGTCGTCCCCAATCATATAAGTCTGCACGGCTGTGCATTGTAAAATAGCCAGCGATGACTCGAAAAAAGCCGGAGCCGGTTTACCGACCACGATAGCTTCACAGGATGCGGCGTGTTCCAGTGCCTTGACGAAGGGTGCGACATCCAGTTGCAGGCCATCCCGACCGCGCCAGTAACGTGTCATTCCGAGCGCGATCAACTGTGGTCTCGGATACTGCATCAAAAACCGAAAGGCGCAGTTCAGTAAACGAAAATCCCAGGCTTCACCCAGATCGCCAATAATCACGGCATCGACGGCTACGTCCTGCTCCAACGCTATCGATTCAATATCGCCAAAATCCTGTTGTGTGCCAGAAGGAACGAATAAAGCCACTCTCCGTAACTGGTGTTCATCGAGCCATTGAGTCGCAGCGACAACTGGGGTCATGACTTCGTCAAGTTGCGCACTGAATCCCAGGCTTGCAAATTTTTCCAGTAATGCCTGGCGGGACCGCGAGGTAGTATTTGTTACGAATAAATGAGGTATCTGCTGCTGTCTGATCCAGCCGAGCGCGTCGACCGCGCCCGTGATCAGGCGATCGTTCTGGTAGATGACGCCGTCAAGGTCAATCAATAAACCATTGTGGGCAACCTTGTTATCCCCCATGACCTTCTGAATTCTAACCAATCAACCCTGATTCCAAATTCACGCAAACCTCTACGGAAAAGTCTCCGAAGTGAATTTCTTGATGTTGTACTGCCCCATCACAATCCAACGCGGCGTGGCCTTTCCGGTTCCGGCAAGCTGCAGGCCAGGATGTCTTGCAACAACTCTCGTCAGGCTGGCTTCCTGTTCCGGATCGACGTCAACGATAAACACGTGTTTGCCCTGGCGCAACTGCGATTCAAAACGCTTGAAATCACGATGCGGGACCTGAATGCCGTATAATCCGCCGGACCAGGCGCCAAATCCAAACAATACCACTGCCAAAAATATAAATGGCATCCAGGTATAGGTATCGGGCCAATCGGTATAGGCAGTTACTATCAGTACCAGTGCAGCCAGCGCAATCCCGATCCAGGTCCCAACGATGACGCCATGAACTACATCTTTCTTGAATACAGATTCAATATTGTGCAAATGGTCATGGGTTTCTACTGCAGTGTCGTCCCGGCTGAATACATGAATTTGCGGTCGGTGTACACCGCTTGATTCGAGTTCCTCCTCGATTCGCTCGAGGTCATCCAGATCCTCGCTGACATAGAAATGCCTTTTCATGCTGTATCCCCCCGTAGTTACGAGTTGCAATCCAGAATACGCCTGTAACGGGGTCGAATCAAGTTGACCAGATTAGGCTATATTATTGTTAACTCTCACTAGGGCAACCTGTTCCGGAGCATTGATTCATGCTAATGTCCGTCGCTGTCCGATAATTGCAGAACATACTTTTTTCATGAGAATCGAAGACGACAGCAAGCTCGATTACAAGGATGTTTTGATCCGACCCAAGCGTAGCACGCTGGGCAGCCGCAAGGACGTGGAACTGGAGCGCGAATTCACGTTTCGCAACTACCAGTCCGATAATGAAGAGCACTACCGCGGCATCCCGATCATGGCCTCCAACATGGATGGTGTCGGTACCTTTGAGATGGCCGACAGCCTGGCCGGCATGGGATTGTTTACCTGCCTGGTTAAAAATTACGAGGCCGATGCGCTGATCGAGTTTTTTAGCACAGGCGATATCGGTCGCCGCGAAAATGTTGCTTATTCGACCGGCATTACCAGTCAGGATTTCGATAAATTCAAAGCAGTTTGCAGGAAAACCGGCACCGGTTTGAAATACGTTTGTGTCGATGTCGCCAACGGCTACTCCGAGCGCTTTTCCGATTTCATCAAGCAAGTGCGCGACGCCTATCCGGGCATTGTCATCATTGCGGGCAACGTCGTTACCGGCGAAATGACCGAGGAGTTGATATTAAGCGGCGCCGACATCGTCAAGGTCGGGATCGGTCCCGGCAGCGTCTGCACGACCCGAATCCAGACCGGCGTTGGATTTCCACAACTCTCGGCGGTTATCGAATGTGCCGACTCGGCGCATGGCCTCGGCGGTCATATTATTGCTGACGGTGGCTGCACCTGCCCCGGCGACCTGGCCAAGGCATTCGCCGCTGGTGCCGATTTTGTCATGCTCGGTGGCATGCTTGCGGGTCATGACGAGGGCGGAGGCGAGATCATTACGCGCTATTACCGGACCGGCGAAGTCACCAAAACCGACGCGGGCCTGGAAGACGTGATCGAGGAACGCAAGTTCGTCAACTTTTATGGTATGAGCTCAAAAGCAGCCAACGAGAAGCATTTCGGCGGTCTCAAGGAATATCGTTCCTCCGAAGGTCGCGAAATACAGGTGCCCTATCGCGGCAAAATCGAAAACACGATACAGGACCTGCTCGGTGGTGTTCGCAGCACCTGCACCTATGCCGGCGCCAAGAAACTGAAGTGGCTCAGCAAGTGCACAACCTTCGTCAAGACCAGCGAGCAATTCAACTCGGTTTTCGCCGACCACTAATGTCTATAGACATTGTCTCGGGGAGCGCATCCGCTTATCCGTGATTTCCCCAAACTAATCCGAATACAGGATTACAGCTCGCGCCGCACCAGCATCGCTATAGCTTTCGTCTTGTTAGATTAATTCAATTAAGGTGTCAGCACTGATGGCAAATTTGTCTCGGGGAACGTCTGAAAAAGTGTAGCGCGGCAGGGACGCCGCGCTCCAAGCGATTCCATGGATGGACCAACCGGCGTATGCGCCGGTTGGCAGCGCCTTTTTCATACGTTCCCCGAGACAAATTTTTTCAGGAGTTGCGGCGCCAGGCGTGGAACTTGGCCACCCACTCTAGCAGGCGCTCCGGCACGTGTGCGCGTTTCCACTCACCAGCCGCGTACTTGTTGGCCTCGGCCAGCGTCGGATAGATATGTATGGTGCCGAGAATCTTGTTCAGGCCCAGGCCATGCCGCATCGCCAGCACGTACTCAGCAATCAGGTCGCCGGCGTGCTCGCCGACAATGGTAACCCCCAGGATCCGGTCCTTGCCGGGCACGGTCAACACCTTGACGAAACCATGAGCCTCGCTGTCCGCAATAGCACGATCGAGATCATCGATGCCGTAGCGCGTGACCTCGTACTTGATGCCCTGCTCCTGCGCATCGCTTT is a window of Gammaproteobacteria bacterium DNA encoding:
- a CDS encoding GMP reductase, with the protein product MRIEDDSKLDYKDVLIRPKRSTLGSRKDVELEREFTFRNYQSDNEEHYRGIPIMASNMDGVGTFEMADSLAGMGLFTCLVKNYEADALIEFFSTGDIGRRENVAYSTGITSQDFDKFKAVCRKTGTGLKYVCVDVANGYSERFSDFIKQVRDAYPGIVIIAGNVVTGEMTEELILSGADIVKVGIGPGSVCTTRIQTGVGFPQLSAVIECADSAHGLGGHIIADGGCTCPGDLAKAFAAGADFVMLGGMLAGHDEGGGEIITRYYRTGEVTKTDAGLEDVIEERKFVNFYGMSSKAANEKHFGGLKEYRSSEGREIQVPYRGKIENTIQDLLGGVRSTCTYAGAKKLKWLSKCTTFVKTSEQFNSVFADH
- a CDS encoding NAD/FAD-utilizing enzyme, with translation MKRHFYVSEDLDDLERIEEELESSGVHRPQIHVFSRDDTAVETHDHLHNIESVFKKDVVHGVIVGTWIGIALAALVLIVTAYTDWPDTYTWMPFIFLAVVLFGFGAWSGGLYGIQVPHRDFKRFESQLRQGKHVFIVDVDPEQEASLTRVVARHPGLQLAGTGKATPRWIVMGQYNIKKFTSETFP
- a CDS encoding TIGR01458 family HAD-type hydrolase, encoding MVRIQKVMGDNKVAHNGLLIDLDGVIYQNDRLITGAVDALGWIRQQQIPHLFVTNTTSRSRQALLEKFASLGFSAQLDEVMTPVVAATQWLDEHQLRRVALFVPSGTQQDFGDIESIALEQDVAVDAVIIGDLGEAWDFRLLNCAFRFLMQYPRPQLIALGMTRYWRGRDGLQLDVAPFVKALEHAASCEAIVVGKPAPAFFESSLAILQCTAVQTYMIGDDIVGDIDAAQKCGIRGIQVRTGKFRNADLDGEIKPYAVLDSIADLPAWWQHQAIHAGQVSADPESADC